One stretch of Shewanella sp. Arc9-LZ DNA includes these proteins:
- a CDS encoding glutathione S-transferase: MVLPVLYSLRNCPYAMRARLAIYASKQQVNLRDLVLSNKPAEMLTVSPKGTVPVLVTTDNQVIDESLSIMLWAFSQTDPDDYVKKATPNALTEMLAVIAIFDNEFKGHLEKYRCSKRYHEPSLIEDRQQCERYLADLESRLCQHSYLMSDQPSLTDLALMPFIRQFARVERQWYLQSPYPKLRQWLNHYLQSRMFSKVMVQNPMWLDSKQEIIFGANV, from the coding sequence ATGGTATTACCTGTACTCTATTCGTTGAGAAATTGTCCTTACGCAATGCGCGCTAGACTGGCTATTTATGCATCCAAACAGCAAGTAAACCTGCGCGACCTAGTGTTAAGCAACAAACCTGCAGAAATGCTTACGGTGTCGCCCAAAGGTACAGTGCCAGTTTTAGTCACCACAGATAATCAGGTCATCGATGAAAGTTTATCCATCATGCTATGGGCTTTTTCACAAACAGACCCTGACGATTATGTTAAAAAAGCAACGCCAAACGCGTTAACTGAAATGTTGGCGGTTATTGCGATATTTGATAATGAATTCAAAGGACATTTAGAGAAATACCGCTGCTCTAAACGTTACCATGAACCGTCGCTTATAGAAGATAGACAACAATGTGAGCGTTATCTTGCGGATCTGGAATCAAGGCTTTGCCAGCACTCATATTTAATGTCTGACCAACCAAGTTTGACAGATTTAGCATTAATGCCGTTTATTCGTCAGTTTGCCAGAGTTGAGCGACAATGGTATTTACAATCACCCTACCCAAAATTACGACAATGGCTTAATCACTATTTACAGAGTCGAATGTTCAGCAAGGTGATGGTACAAAACCCAATGTGGTTAGACTCAAAACAAGAAATTATTTTTGGGGCCAATGTATAA
- a CDS encoding ATP-binding protein: MDIKGTCISSTADEHGPIYVYQTRNSRILSFDGKIYQSCMKINDINGLHLGYTQAMMAGLFFIPAVTTATIMGLGAGSMTKILLSSFADLKVHAVEYREAVAKAAKEFFYLPETDRLAIHIDDAVNYIKNTDIKSDIIFSDLYNSQGMEPKQVQSSYLHDCKNALNQQGVLVLNIWHTSAELRQELDELLALEFENRLLSFDVESGNTIVLAFKSDIPAIKRHDLLAKGKALQEQMSIPMERYANLLCDAQG, encoded by the coding sequence ATGGATATCAAAGGAACCTGCATTTCATCTACAGCAGATGAGCACGGCCCCATTTATGTTTATCAAACAAGAAACAGCCGCATTCTCAGTTTTGATGGAAAAATCTATCAAAGTTGCATGAAAATCAATGATATTAATGGATTACATCTAGGCTACACCCAAGCCATGATGGCAGGTTTATTTTTTATTCCCGCAGTAACAACAGCCACAATCATGGGGCTGGGTGCAGGTTCAATGACTAAAATATTGCTCAGTAGCTTCGCCGATTTGAAGGTACACGCGGTTGAATACCGTGAAGCCGTCGCGAAGGCCGCGAAAGAGTTTTTTTACTTACCTGAAACTGATCGTCTTGCTATTCATATAGACGATGCGGTGAATTACATTAAAAATACCGACATAAAAAGCGATATTATCTTTTCAGATCTATACAACTCACAAGGTATGGAGCCGAAACAAGTACAATCATCCTACTTACACGATTGTAAAAATGCGCTTAATCAACAGGGGGTTTTGGTGCTCAATATCTGGCATACGTCAGCTGAATTACGCCAAGAGTTAGATGAATTACTCGCGCTCGAATTTGAAAATCGATTACTCAGTTTTGACGTCGAAAGCGGCAATACCATCGTGCTCGCATTCAAAAGCGACATTCCTGCGATAAAAAGACACGATCTACTGGCGAAAGGCAAAGCGTTACAAGAGCAAATGAGTATTCCGATGGAACGTTACGCCAACTTACTCTGCGATGCACAAGGTTGA
- a CDS encoding EthD family reductase, whose protein sequence is MIKVSVLYPNSESATFDMDYYCKTHLPLVADLVGEALISASADLGLASVVPGEPPMYIAMGHLTFESVETFKQSFGPHQAVIAADIVNFTNTHPVIQISNITQ, encoded by the coding sequence ATGATTAAAGTCAGTGTATTGTACCCAAATAGTGAAAGTGCTACTTTCGATATGGATTACTACTGTAAAACCCATTTACCACTTGTTGCAGATTTAGTAGGTGAAGCACTTATTTCAGCCAGTGCAGACCTTGGCCTTGCTAGTGTTGTACCCGGTGAGCCTCCTATGTACATCGCAATGGGTCATCTTACATTTGAATCTGTAGAAACATTTAAACAATCATTTGGCCCACATCAAGCTGTGATAGCGGCAGATATAGTTAATTTCACAAATACCCATCCCGTGATACAAATTAGTAACATTACTCAATAA
- a CDS encoding DMT family transporter — translation MNNTKGSLFMVAAMAAFSIEDMLIKSAAETTSIGLILALFGLGGMLIFMLLTWRKGQTILHPAILSTPILIRAVCEVIGRFCFALAITLTPLSSASAILQATPLIAMIGAALLFGEQVGFKRWIAVLIGFCGVLMIIRPGLDGFEATSLFAVVATLGFAGRDLATRAASPVLSNMQLGVYGFFVLIPAGIAIQLYQNEPLQLGSTAAAQIIGAIVFGVMAYNALTIAMRAGDVSVISPFRYTRLLFALGLGIFIFGESPDLATLLGSLLVVLSGGYTLIQTRKTVSASLIKNSA, via the coding sequence TTGAATAATACTAAAGGTAGTCTTTTTATGGTTGCCGCGATGGCAGCATTTTCTATTGAAGACATGCTGATTAAATCGGCAGCCGAAACCACTTCTATTGGTCTGATTTTAGCGTTATTTGGATTGGGCGGAATGTTGATTTTTATGCTGCTGACTTGGCGTAAAGGGCAAACAATTTTACACCCAGCGATATTGTCTACGCCAATACTCATCCGTGCGGTGTGCGAAGTTATTGGTCGTTTCTGTTTTGCATTGGCTATCACGCTAACGCCTTTATCAAGTGCATCGGCCATTTTGCAGGCCACGCCATTAATCGCAATGATAGGTGCCGCTTTATTGTTTGGTGAACAGGTTGGTTTTAAACGCTGGATTGCCGTATTGATTGGTTTTTGTGGCGTGTTGATGATTATTCGCCCTGGTCTTGATGGCTTTGAAGCAACGTCTTTATTTGCAGTTGTCGCGACCTTAGGTTTTGCGGGTCGTGATTTAGCAACTCGCGCAGCTTCACCAGTGTTGTCTAATATGCAACTTGGGGTGTATGGTTTTTTTGTGCTAATTCCAGCAGGCATTGCCATACAATTATACCAAAACGAGCCATTACAACTTGGTTCCACTGCAGCAGCGCAAATTATCGGTGCAATTGTGTTTGGGGTGATGGCGTATAATGCCCTCACAATCGCTATGCGCGCGGGCGATGTATCGGTTATTTCTCCTTTTCGTTATACCCGTTTATTATTTGCCTTAGGTTTGGGGATATTTATATTTGGAGAATCGCCAGATTTAGCAACCCTACTTGGAAGTCTGCTGGTGGTATTAAGTGGTGGATATACCCTAATTCAAACCCGTAAAACAGTCTCAGCAAGTTTGATAAAAAATAGCGCATGA
- a CDS encoding AMP-binding protein encodes MVNQHQAQLPLTQSEYHGVTSTTLTDKTIGQYFDDIASAYPDNLAVVVHHQQIRWNYREFQAKVDALATGLLTLGIQPGDRVGIWSPNNIEWCLTQFATAKIGAIMVCINPAYRPEELEYSLSNVGCRAVICADKFKSSDYLQMLNELLPELSTSTAGKLTTLALPELEYVIRMGTDRTPGMLNFNDLLLEVNDEAQHVLATIADSLNTHDAINIQFTSGTTGSPKGATLSHHNILNNAYLVADAMGFTSTDKLCMPVPLYHCFGMVLGSLACVIHASAAVYPGESFDPLTTLQVIANERCTALHGVPTMFIAELEHPQFNQFDLSSLRTGIMAGATCPEEVMRRVQELMYMKEVLIGYGQTECSPLNHITEIDSPIEKQVLTVGRALPHTEVKIINEFGDVVAIGQPGEVCSRGYCIMQGYWNDAVKTAATIDSAGWLHSGDIGQMDELGYVQIVGRIKDMIIRGGENIYPREIEEKLYSHKDVQDAAVFGVQSDKYGEEVCAWIKVRANADITEDDIRHFLTEKFAYFKVPRYIKFVDQYPMTVTGKIQKFKMRELMYQELHEAIN; translated from the coding sequence ATGGTCAATCAACATCAAGCACAACTACCGCTTACTCAAAGTGAATATCATGGTGTCACTTCAACGACGCTTACCGATAAAACCATTGGTCAATATTTTGATGATATTGCCAGTGCTTACCCAGACAATCTTGCGGTAGTCGTTCATCATCAACAAATCCGCTGGAATTACCGTGAGTTTCAAGCAAAGGTTGATGCGCTTGCCACCGGCTTATTAACGCTAGGTATTCAGCCCGGGGATAGAGTCGGAATTTGGTCTCCTAACAACATTGAGTGGTGTTTAACCCAATTTGCTACGGCTAAAATTGGTGCCATTATGGTGTGTATTAATCCGGCTTATCGGCCTGAAGAGCTGGAATACTCTTTAAGTAATGTGGGCTGTCGAGCAGTGATTTGTGCCGATAAATTTAAGTCCAGTGATTACTTACAGATGTTAAATGAGTTGCTGCCAGAGTTAAGCACCAGCACTGCAGGTAAGCTCACTACACTCGCACTGCCTGAACTCGAGTATGTTATTCGAATGGGCACCGACCGTACACCCGGCATGCTCAACTTTAATGATTTGCTGCTGGAGGTTAACGACGAAGCTCAACATGTGTTGGCCACCATTGCTGACTCTCTCAATACTCATGATGCGATTAATATTCAATTTACCTCAGGTACTACAGGTAGCCCTAAAGGCGCGACGTTATCACATCACAATATTTTAAATAACGCTTATTTAGTGGCTGACGCCATGGGCTTTACCTCAACTGACAAGTTATGCATGCCGGTTCCTTTATATCATTGCTTCGGCATGGTGTTAGGCAGTTTAGCCTGTGTTATTCATGCTTCAGCAGCTGTGTATCCCGGTGAGTCTTTTGATCCTCTTACCACGTTACAAGTAATCGCAAATGAGCGCTGCACAGCTCTACATGGCGTACCAACCATGTTTATTGCCGAATTAGAACATCCACAATTTAACCAGTTTGATCTTAGCTCATTGCGCACAGGCATTATGGCGGGCGCCACATGCCCCGAAGAAGTCATGCGCCGAGTACAAGAGTTAATGTATATGAAAGAAGTGCTAATTGGTTACGGACAAACCGAATGCAGTCCGTTAAATCACATTACTGAAATTGACTCCCCAATCGAAAAACAAGTGCTCACCGTTGGCCGAGCATTGCCGCATACCGAAGTGAAAATCATCAATGAGTTTGGCGACGTGGTTGCTATTGGTCAACCCGGTGAAGTGTGCAGTCGAGGTTACTGCATCATGCAAGGGTATTGGAATGATGCAGTCAAAACGGCTGCAACCATCGACAGCGCAGGCTGGTTACATTCGGGCGATATCGGCCAAATGGATGAATTAGGCTATGTGCAAATTGTTGGCCGTATAAAAGACATGATTATCCGCGGCGGTGAGAATATATATCCGCGTGAAATTGAAGAAAAACTTTATAGCCATAAGGACGTGCAGGATGCTGCCGTGTTTGGCGTGCAGAGTGACAAATACGGCGAGGAGGTATGCGCGTGGATTAAGGTCCGTGCCAATGCCGACATCACCGAAGACGATATTCGTCACTTTTTAACCGAAAAGTTTGCCTATTTTAAAGTACCGCGCTACATCAAGTTTGTTGACCAATACCCAATGACAGTGACGGGGAAAATTCAAAAATTTAAGATGCGTGAGTTGATGTATCAAGAGTTACATGAAGCCATAAATTGA
- a CDS encoding AraC family transcriptional regulator, whose translation MQGSSIEKTLEYKGHVVFKKLTIPAFKRFAREFASNEACFAFFTEGEYQVRTATGVLTVNREIGLLAKCVNYFYETVSGQLEQGRGEVIGVFLFPDIFQRLFHFDFTQSDYQVDYDLKQVEVDQLLTHFRDSISILLDTPDLATPLMIETKLREFVLLMTQKVSAPSELDFLASMFKPNFVKFEQVIQHHLFSDVSIEELAALCHMSVSSFKRKFNEVYGQSPKKHISQLKIDKAISLLDEPSSRVSDIVFQTGFESISTFNRVFKKHIGCSPSEYRQRQSLSM comes from the coding sequence ATGCAGGGTTCCTCTATTGAGAAAACACTTGAATACAAAGGTCATGTTGTTTTTAAAAAACTTACTATTCCAGCTTTTAAGCGTTTTGCTCGAGAATTTGCATCTAACGAAGCATGTTTTGCTTTTTTTACCGAAGGTGAGTACCAGGTGCGTACTGCAACAGGAGTATTGACGGTAAACCGTGAGATTGGCTTACTTGCCAAATGCGTCAATTATTTCTATGAAACCGTAAGTGGCCAGTTAGAGCAAGGCCGTGGTGAGGTGATTGGTGTTTTCTTGTTTCCCGATATTTTTCAACGTTTATTTCATTTCGATTTCACCCAATCGGACTATCAAGTCGATTACGACTTAAAGCAAGTAGAAGTGGACCAATTGTTGACACATTTTCGGGACAGTATTTCTATATTGCTCGACACACCTGATTTGGCAACGCCCTTGATGATAGAAACCAAGTTACGTGAATTTGTGTTGTTGATGACCCAAAAGGTGTCAGCCCCATCAGAATTAGATTTTTTAGCATCGATGTTTAAGCCTAATTTTGTCAAATTCGAACAAGTTATCCAGCATCACTTATTCAGTGATGTAAGCATCGAAGAATTGGCCGCGTTGTGCCATATGAGTGTGTCGAGCTTCAAACGAAAATTCAACGAGGTTTATGGACAGTCCCCTAAAAAACATATCAGCCAATTAAAAATTGATAAAGCCATTAGTTTGCTAGACGAACCAAGCTCTCGGGTTTCCGACATTGTTTTTCAAACAGGCTTTGAATCTATATCAACCTTTAATCGTGTGTTTAAAAAACATATCGGTTGCTCGCCGTCTGAGTATCGCCAACGGCAATCCCTTAGTATGTAG